Part of the Candidatus Dependentiae bacterium genome is shown below.
TTGGATTAAATAATTTTAGTAAAATTTGTGCATTATTAAATAATACAGAAAAATACCCAATCAAAATTAGTGAGACTTCTATTTTTTATTCATTGGCGTCTAATGTTTATAAACTTATTTTGCAAGATTTAAACGACACTAATAAGTGGATAAATTATAATGCAGCAGATTTTTTTGAAAATTCGTGTGATTTAGCTTTAAATATTGAAATGATGGATAATATATCTCCGGATTATTTTCAATTTTATTATGCAAAAAAAATTGAGATTGATAATTTTGACGAAATTGTTTTTTTAGGGGATATTCATGGAAATTTTTTTTCTTTGATACAAATTTTTAAACAATTTCTTAATAATGTTTTCAATGAAAACCTTGAAATAATTGGCAATAGAAAAATTATTTTTTTCGGCGATTTTGTTGATAAAGGGGAGGCAAGTTTTGAAGTTTTATTTTTTATTTTCTTTTTAAAAATATTAAATCCGGATTCGGTGTTTATTTTAAAGGGTAACCATGAAGCTTACAGTATGAATATGTATTATGGATTTTTTGATGAATTGAAAAAAAAGATTGCTGAAGATGATGTTTCAACATTTTATTATAATATTTTGTCTGTCTTTAACATATTGCCTGAAGTAATATATTTAAAATTAAAAAATAAAACATATCAAATAAATCATGGTGGCTTTAATTTTAATTATGATCCAAGAGATTTACTAAATGGTGATTATGAATTTGAACTTACTGGCCCTATATATTTGAATAAAAAAGATTTCGTTTCATCTTTTTTGTGGGATGATTTGGATCCTGAATTGTCTGAAAATAATTATGTATTTGTACGTAACTGTGCATATAAATATTCTACTCTTTTGGCATTGAATCGTATGGATTTATATGAAATTGATGGATTTTTAAGAGGTCATTTTCATGGATTATTTACATCTAAAACATTTGAAAATTATGAAATTTTTTTAAAAAAAATAAATAATATTCAGGATGTTTTGAATGGAACAAGAAGTTTGCCATTGGGATTTTGCGACATTGGGCGTTATGGAAAGCCAATTTTTATTCATATAGCATGTGCTATATCCGGTTTTTATTATGAACCGTCTTATTTAAGCTTAAAAATGATTAATGGGGAACCTAAATTTCAGTTAGTTGTCTGTTAATTTTTTATAAAGTATTTTCGTCAAAACCTATTAATTGGCATTCGGCAATTGGTTTTATTTTAT
Proteins encoded:
- a CDS encoding serine/threonine protein phosphatase → MTKFKQTKIFLFVIYSFFSFNNIFAMFDNSQNLKESIKKLGLNNFSKICALLNNTEKYPIKISETSIFYSLASNVYKLILQDLNDTNKWINYNAADFFENSCDLALNIEMMDNISPDYFQFYYAKKIEIDNFDEIVFLGDIHGNFFSLIQIFKQFLNNVFNENLEIIGNRKIIFFGDFVDKGEASFEVLFFIFFLKILNPDSVFILKGNHEAYSMNMYYGFFDELKKKIAEDDVSTFYYNILSVFNILPEVIYLKLKNKTYQINHGGFNFNYDPRDLLNGDYEFELTGPIYLNKKDFVSSFLWDDLDPELSENNYVFVRNCAYKYSTLLALNRMDLYEIDGFLRGHFHGLFTSKTFENYEIFLKKINNIQDVLNGTRSLPLGFCDIGRYGKPIFIHIACAISGFYYEPSYLSLKMINGEPKFQLVVC